The Sinomonas sp. P10A9 genome contains the following window.
CTCGACGACCTCGCCCATGAGCCACTGGAGGAGGTCGATGTAGTGGATGGCCTGGGTCATGAGGACGCCGCCGCCGTCGGTCGCCCAGGTTCCACGCCACGCTGCCGCGCTGTAGTACGACGGGTCGCGGTGCAGGATCACCGAGGCGTGGCCGAGGATCGGGCGGCCGATCGTGCCATCGTCGACGGCGGCCCGGAGGCGCTGCGCGGCCGGCCAGAAGCGGCGCTGGAAGAAGACCCCCAGGCGCACCCCGGCGGCGTCGCACGCGGCGACCATCCGCTCGGCGGAGGCGAGGTCGATCGCGATCGGCTTCTCGCACAGCACGTGGGCGCCGGCCGCGGCCGCGGCGAGGACCACCTCCTCGTGCGTCGGATGCGGGGTGCACACGGAAACGATGTCGATGCCCGCGGCGAGGAGCTCCTCGACGGAGCCGTAAGCGTGCTCGATCCCCCACTGCGAGGCGGTGGCGCGGGCGCGGTCGGCGTCGACGTCGCACACCGCGACGACCGTGGCCTCGGGGATCGCGGCGAAGGCCTCGAGGTGGTTGCGGCTGATGGCGCCGCAGCCGACGATGCCGACGCGGTACTTGGCAGGGGAGGTCACTGGGGGCCCTTTCAGAGAGTCTGGTCGGCGACGAGGTCGAGGAAGTGGGCACGCATCCGTGCCCGGTCGGCGGGGAGGCCGGTGAACAGCTCGAACGCGTCGGCGGCCTGGCCCACGGTGAGCCACCCGCCGTCGAGCACCCGGCAACCCACGGCGAGGGCCGCCTTGACAAGCTGGGTGACGAGCGGGCGGTAGACGACGTCGGCCACCCAGTGCCGCGGCGTCAGGACCGAGGCGTCGAAGGGCGTGCCCGGGTGGCCCACCATCCCGATCGGGGTGGCGTTGACGACGCCGTCCGCCTCCACGAGCGCGTCCGTCACCTCGTCGAGGGCGATCGCAGTGACCCGTTGTCCCTGCGTGTGACGATCGAGACGCACGGCCACGGCCGCGGCGCGGGAGGGGTCGGCGTCGGCGATCAGGAGGTGCTGGGTGCCCGCCGCGACGAGTGCGTGCGCGACGGCGGACCCCGCCCCGCCAGCCCCGACCAGGACGACCGTCCCCAATGCCGCGCCCGGGAGGCCCGCGGAGAGCGCGGCGCGGAAGCCCGAGTGATCCGTGTTGCGGCCGACCAGCCGCGGGGCGCCAGCGCCGTCTGGCGCTCCTGACTCGACAGTCACCGTGTTGACCGCCCCGAGATCCCGTGCGTCCTCCGACAGTTCGTCGAGGCCGGTCATCACCGTCTGCTTGCACGGGTGGGTCACGTTGAGGCCGGTGTAGCCGAGGCGGACGGCGTCGCGCGCGAGCTGCCCGGCGGCGTCGGGGGAAAGGCCGAGCCCGTCGATGTCCAGCGTGCGGTACGCGAGCCGCAGGCCCTGCGCGGCGGCCTCACGCTCGTGCAGGAGCGGAGTGAGCGAGCCGCCGACGTTGGCGCCGATCAGGCCGATCAGGTGGGGGTTCGAGGGGCGGGAGCTGAAGGCGGTGGGCATCAGGCGGCAGGCTCCTGGACGGCGTCGTGCGCTACTGCCCTTGCAGACCGGCGCGCGGGCTTGAGTCCGAGCTCGGCCTTCGGGGTGCGGAACGTCTCGCGCGCCGTCATGGCGCCGACCGCAGCGACCGCGCAGAAGCCGACGGTCATCCAAGCGACGGGACCCCAGTTGGCGGGGTTCCCCGCAGTGAGGGCGGTGCCGATCGCTGGGGTGAAGCCAGCCACGAGGAGTCCGAGCATGAGGCTCACGGCCATTCCCGAGTAGCGGGTGCGAGCCGGGAACAGCTCGGGGAAGTAGGCAGGGTACACGCCGTTGGGCATCGCGTAGAACACGCCGGTGAGGGCGATCGCGGTGAGGAAGATGAGCGGCCAGTTGCCCGTGCCGAGGACCGTGAAGAAGGCGAACACGAGGACCGCGCTGCCGATCGTCCCGGTGATGAATACGGGCTTGCGGCCGATCTTGTCGGACAGGCGCGCCCACATCGGCTGCGTGAAGACGGTGACGAGGTTCGCCACGGCGATGACGACGAGCATCATGGGCTTGTCGAGCTTGACGACCTGAGTGGCGTAAGCGAGGGCGAAGACCGTGAAGACGGTGTTCACCATGGTCACGAGCGCGGCGAGGGTCACGCGGATGACATTGGGGAAGTCGTTGCGGAAGAGCTCGACGAGCGGGATGGCCGCGGTCTTGGCGTCGTCCTTCAGCTCCTCGAAGACCTCGGGCTCCTCGAGCCTGCGGCGGAGGTAGAAGGCCACGAGTGTGACGACGGCGCTGAGCAGGAACGGCACGCGCCAGCCCCAGCTCATGAGTGCCTCCTGCGGGAGCATGGTGACCGGGATGAAGATGAGGCTCGAGATGACGATGCCGAACTGGATGCCGCTCATCGTGAAGCTCGTGAAGAACGCGCGCCGCCCCTCGGGGGAGTGCTCGAGGGTCAGGGAGCTCGAGCCGGGCGACTCGCCGCCGGCGGAGATGCCCTGGACGAGGCGGAGCGCAACGAGCGCGATGGGGGCGACCAGCCCGACGCCCGAGTAGGTCGGGAGGCAGCCGATGAGGAACGTCGAAGCCCCCATGAGGACGAGGGTCAGGACGAGGACGTTCTTACGGCCGAAGCGGTCGCCGAAATGGCCCCACATGATCGCCCCAAGGGGGCGTGCGATGTACGCGACGCCGAGGGTCGCGAACGAGAGCAGCTCGCTTGCGGCGCCCGCGTCCGGGAAGAACAGCTTCCCGAAGAACAGGGCAGCAGCGGAGCCGAAGATGAAGAAGTCGTAGTACTCGAGCGTGCTGCCAAGGAAACCGGAGATGGCCGCGGTGCGCGCTTTGCCGTGCTGGGCGCGTACGGCGGATGTCGACGCTGACATAGTGATCCCTTCGGGTGATGCCAGTCACGTTCGACTGGCTCATCCAGCATGGGGTCAGCGATTACTGTTCGTCCAACACTTAGTTGGTCTAGGACTATGTAGATTTTCAGCATGATAGCGGAGCTTGCATGTTCAGCTCGCCTTACCGGCCTCCTCGCCCATGTCCCCCACCATGTGCCGCCGCTCAACGGCATGAACTCGGACCCCGGAGCTCCGGAACAAGTCGATCTGGTGGGGGTCGGCGGAATCGTCCGTCACGAGCGTCCACGGCAGGGGCAGGCGCACCCAAGCGTGGAACGGGCGCTGCCCGAGCTTGCTCGAGTCCGCAAGCACGTAAACGTGCTGACCCCGACGGGCCATGAGCTCCTTGAGACGGGTCTGCGCCTGATCGGCCTCGCAGATCCCGTCCTCTGCCGTGACGGCGTCTGCGCCGAGGAAAACCCTGTCGAAGGTCATCCGTTCGAGCGTGGCCTCGGCGAGGGGGCCAACGAACGTCTGGCTCAGACTGCGGAGCCTGCCGCCGAGGCAGTCGACGTGGATGCCGGGCGAATCGGCGAGTTCCTGGACCGTATTGAGCGCTGGGGTGGTGACGGTCAGGTCAGCGTGCCCGCGCAGCGCGTGGGCGAGTGCGCCGACGGTCGACCCGCCGTCGAGGAGGATGGACTCGCGTGGCTGGACCTGTTGGGCCGCCCATCGGGCGATGGCCTGCTTCTCCTCGAAGGCCTCGCCGATGCGCTGCCTCAGAGACGCCTCCGGATGGGCCCCGATAGCAAGCGCCCCGCCGTAGGTCCTCGCGAGCTTCCCCTGCTCGTTGAGGGCCGCGAGGTCCCGGCGGATCGTCGACGCTGTGACGCCGAATCGCTCAGAGAGCTCCTCGACTGATGCGAGCCCTGCGGTGACGGCGAGCTGGTAGATTTCCTCGCGCCGTGACTTCGCCGTCGTCATCTTGGTCCCCCTCGGGTGAGGCGCGCGCGTCGAATCCGCAGCGGGGCGCCGGTTCCCCTCATCGTAGCCATTCGCCCGGCGAGGGCGTGGTGCGCGCGCTACAGCGACGCTCCCGCGCAGATGACGTAGTCCTGGCCAGTGATCGAACGTCCATGCGGTCCCACGAGGAGGGCGACGACGGCCGCGACGTCCTCCGGATCCACAAGGTGTCCGAGTGGCGGGACGACCGGCGGCACGTCGACCCGTGCCGGGTCGGCGAGCATCGGGGTATCCGTTGGACCGGGAGACACGACGTTGACGGTGATGCCGCGCGGAGCGAGCTCCTTGGCCCACGACCTGCCCAGCCCCAGGACCGCGGCCTTCGTCGAGGCGTAATGGCTCTTGCCTGCCGCCCCCGCAGCCGTCCGGCTGCCGATGAGCACGATCCGCGCGCCGTCAGGCATCGCTGGCACGAGCCGGTCAGCCAGGATGCTGGCCGCCCCCACGTGCACCGCGAACATCTCCTGCAGGGCCTCAGGCTCGAGCGTTCCCAGGCGGGCCGTCCGCTGGAGCCCCGCCGCGTGGACGAAGGCGTCGGCGGAGGGAAGTCCGGTACCTACCCGAGCGACGTCGGCCGCGTCGCCCAGGTCCACGCGCTTCCAGGCAAAGGACGGCCCGAGCGCGGTCTCCGTGCGGCTCAGGCCCGTCACTCGCCATCCATCGGAGATCAGACTGCGGGAGATGGCCTGCCCGATACCCGAGCTGCAGCCGGTCACGACGGCGTGGCGCGGCTCAGGCATCGGTGTCACCACCGGGGGTGGTCGTCCCGGCGTAGGCCCATTCGGGGCTGACCTTGACGTACTTGATGGCCTGCCGGAAGTAGGTGTACGCGATGTGGAGCTCGCCGTCCGAACCCTGATGGATGGACGGGTAGGAGTACTCGCGGTTGAGCCCGTCGCGGGAGTTGTTGGACAGGCAGTACCCGTCCCCCACCTCGAGATTTCGACGGACAGGCCACGTACGCCCGGAGTCTTCGGAGATGGCGAGGGTCATGGGTGCACGCGGGGTGCCCCAGAAAGCGCTTCGGCTGCCCACGGGCGGCGAGGGCTCGACGTCGGCCGCGGCCTGGGCGGCGGGCGCGCCCTCCTCGACGAGCCCGTCGTCGTCTATCTCGTCGTACAGCGAGAGGCGACGCTCTGTCGTCTCCTCGGCCCGGCGGTGGTTGTAGACAAGAGCAAGCCGTCCGTCGGCCAGTGCGGTGAACTGGATCGACGAGTTGTTGTTCGGCAGCTCGGTGGGGACCGGCTGGGTCCACGTGGCACCGTCGTCTTCGGAGCGAGACTCGTAGATCGCGTCGGCCCAGCGGCTGCGGAAGAGGGCGAGGAGCGAGCCGTCGGCCAGAGGCTGGATGTCCATATGGACGCAGCCCTGGCTGCCGGGAATGAGCTGTTCCCGCCACGTTCGGCCGGCGTCGTCGGAGATCATGACGGCGCTGTCGTCGTTGTTGCCGACCCACTTTTCGCCCGGCGTCGTGAGGCAGCGGAAGACCGGGATGAGCCAGCGGCCCGAGGGGAGGATGAGGGGCTGGTGACGCACGAACACGCCTCCCGCCTCCGTGGCGGCAAACAGCGTCTCGGCTGGCGCCCAGGTCCTGCCGCTGTCCTGCGAGATCCGGCGGCGCACCTCTGCGGTGTCCTGGTTGCCTGCCCTCTGGGCCGTGTACACGAGCCACACCTCGTCCCCTGCGGGCGCGAAGAGGATCGGATTCTGCTCGGACCGTGCGCTGTCGTGCGAGAGCTGCTCGGGCTCGGACCAGCGGTCGCCGCCTGGTTCGAGGGCTGAGAACCAGACCGAGATGTCACTGATGCCCTCCTGAGTGCCGCCGAACCAGACGCAGGCGAGGCGCCCGTCGGGGAGCGTCTGGAGATTGGCTGCGTGAGACTGGACGGTTGCCGCGGGAAGGTAGGCGAAGGTCGCGCCGTCGGCATGGCGGAGGACTCCATCGCGGGTGACGGCGCTGTAGGCGCTGTCGAGGGCGTTGCTGGTCATAGTGTCCTCAGTCCTCCGTGCTTGCTGCGTCGAGATGGGCCTTGGCGGCCAGCTCGAGGTGGGTGAGGTCGGAGGCGACGCTCGCAAAGGTGAACCCCTGCTGGAAGCGCTGCGCCGCGATCGTCCCCGCCGCGGTGTGGATGCCAGCCGCGACGCCAGCGGTCGCGGCCGCGTCCGCGACAGCGGCCAGGGCCTCGTCGAACTCGGCCTGGATAGCCGGATCGCCCGGGAAGGCCCCGCCCACGGCCAGGGAGAGGTCCGACGGCCCGACGTAGACGCCGTCGAGGCCCGGGGTCGCGCAGATCTCCTTGACGTTCGCGAGCCCTTCGGGCGTCTCGATCATGGCGAACACGAGCGTCGAGGCATTGGCCTCCGCCGGGATCGGGCCGACGCGCAGCGCCGAGCGCATCGGACCGTAGGAGCGGCGCCCCAGCGGCGGGTACTTGGCTGCCGCGACGGCGGCGGCGGCCTGCTCAGCAGTGTCGACGAGAGGGACGATGACGCCGGCAGCGCCTGCGTCGAGCGCCCGGCCGATCGAGGTCGGGTTGTTGTCGTCGACCCTGACGAGGCCTACGGCGCGCTGGCCGGCATCGATGGCCATGAGCCCATGCAGCACGCCCGAGTAGCCGAGCAGGCCGTGCTGGGCGTCGAGGGCGACGTAGTCGTAGCCGAGCAGGGCGATCCGCTCCGTGGCGACTGGAGCGTCGAGCACGCACCAGTAGCCGACGGCGCGCTCGCGCGCGCGGATCTTCCTCGCGAACTCGAGGACCTGGGGGGAGGATGTCATGTCTGTTCCACTCTCGATTGTTGCGGATAGTCCAGGATCAGCGGTTGTAGGCCGGCATGGGGCCGCGCAGCATGGCGCCGACCCTATCGCACGCCTCGACGACGTCGGCCGGAAGGGGACCGCGGGCGACGGCCGCGATGTTGGACCGGAGCTGCTCGACCTTCGAGCCTCCGAGGAGTACCGAGCCGACGCCGCCGTGATGGGCCAGCCAGCGCAGCGAGAGCTCGACGAGGGAGATGCCGGCGCCGTCCGCGATGCCGGTGAGCGACTGCACGGCCTCGAACAGCCGCGGATCCCAATACCGCTCCGTATACATCACAGCGAGCCGCGAGTCGCCGAACCGCCCTTCCGTCGGCTTGGCCTCAAAGCTGTGCCTGCCAGTGAGGAGTCCTCCGCCGAGCGGGTTGTAGACCATGGTGTGAATCCGGTGCACACGGGCGAACTCGAGGTACTCCTCCTCGACCCGGCGGGCCAGGAGGTTGTAGAGCTGCTGCGCGACGACGGGACGGGGCGCACCGACGCGGTCCGCGACATGGATGAGGTCGGCGATCTGCCATGCGGCAAAGTTCGAGACCCCGAGGGCCTTGATCTTGCCCTCGGCCGCAAGCTCCGCCACGGCACCGAGGGTCTCCTCGAGAGGGGCGGAACGGTCGGGCTGGTGGAGGTAGAAGAGGTCGACGCTCTCGACGTCGAGGCGCTTGAGGCTGCCCTCGACGGAGCGGCGCAGACCAACCGCCGAGAGCGGCGAGTGGCTTCCGTGGTCCGGATGAGGCATGCCGGCCTTCGTCGCCAGGAAGACCTCGTCCCTCCTGCCCTTGAGCAGGCGGGAGAGGATTTCCTCGGTCGCACCGCCGGCGTAGCCGTTGGCGGTGTCGACCGCCGTGATGCCGGCATCGAGGGCTTCGTCGAACATGCGGCGGGCGGTGGCCTCGTCGGCAGTGTCCCCGAACGTCATCGTGCCGAGGACAAGCTTCGAGATGGGCAGTTCCCCTGCAGGAACCGTGGACGGGAGGTCGCTCATGAGTTCTTCCTGTCGATGAATGGTGGTCGAAAGGGGAAACCTGCGCGTTCTGCGCGATGTGCGCAATCCCGTGAAGTTCCGCTCGGACCGGAATCGTCTTCGATTGCCTCAACTATTCCATTCCTGCGCGAATTGAGCAATA
Protein-coding sequences here:
- a CDS encoding sialidase family protein — its product is MTSNALDSAYSAVTRDGVLRHADGATFAYLPAATVQSHAANLQTLPDGRLACVWFGGTQEGISDISVWFSALEPGGDRWSEPEQLSHDSARSEQNPILFAPAGDEVWLVYTAQRAGNQDTAEVRRRISQDSGRTWAPAETLFAATEAGGVFVRHQPLILPSGRWLIPVFRCLTTPGEKWVGNNDDSAVMISDDAGRTWREQLIPGSQGCVHMDIQPLADGSLLALFRSRWADAIYESRSEDDGATWTQPVPTELPNNNSSIQFTALADGRLALVYNHRRAEETTERRLSLYDEIDDDGLVEEGAPAAQAAADVEPSPPVGSRSAFWGTPRAPMTLAISEDSGRTWPVRRNLEVGDGYCLSNNSRDGLNREYSYPSIHQGSDGELHIAYTYFRQAIKYVKVSPEWAYAGTTTPGGDTDA
- a CDS encoding SDR family NAD(P)-dependent oxidoreductase, with the translated sequence MPEPRHAVVTGCSSGIGQAISRSLISDGWRVTGLSRTETALGPSFAWKRVDLGDAADVARVGTGLPSADAFVHAAGLQRTARLGTLEPEALQEMFAVHVGAASILADRLVPAMPDGARIVLIGSRTAAGAAGKSHYASTKAAVLGLGRSWAKELAPRGITVNVVSPGPTDTPMLADPARVDVPPVVPPLGHLVDPEDVAAVVALLVGPHGRSITGQDYVICAGASL
- a CDS encoding MFS transporter, with protein sequence MSASTSAVRAQHGKARTAAISGFLGSTLEYYDFFIFGSAAALFFGKLFFPDAGAASELLSFATLGVAYIARPLGAIMWGHFGDRFGRKNVLVLTLVLMGASTFLIGCLPTYSGVGLVAPIALVALRLVQGISAGGESPGSSSLTLEHSPEGRRAFFTSFTMSGIQFGIVISSLIFIPVTMLPQEALMSWGWRVPFLLSAVVTLVAFYLRRRLEEPEVFEELKDDAKTAAIPLVELFRNDFPNVIRVTLAALVTMVNTVFTVFALAYATQVVKLDKPMMLVVIAVANLVTVFTQPMWARLSDKIGRKPVFITGTIGSAVLVFAFFTVLGTGNWPLIFLTAIALTGVFYAMPNGVYPAYFPELFPARTRYSGMAVSLMLGLLVAGFTPAIGTALTAGNPANWGPVAWMTVGFCAVAAVGAMTARETFRTPKAELGLKPARRSARAVAHDAVQEPAA
- a CDS encoding shikimate dehydrogenase gives rise to the protein MPTAFSSRPSNPHLIGLIGANVGGSLTPLLHEREAAAQGLRLAYRTLDIDGLGLSPDAAGQLARDAVRLGYTGLNVTHPCKQTVMTGLDELSEDARDLGAVNTVTVESGAPDGAGAPRLVGRNTDHSGFRAALSAGLPGAALGTVVLVGAGGAGSAVAHALVAAGTQHLLIADADPSRAAAVAVRLDRHTQGQRVTAIALDEVTDALVEADGVVNATPIGMVGHPGTPFDASVLTPRHWVADVVYRPLVTQLVKAALAVGCRVLDGGWLTVGQAADAFELFTGLPADRARMRAHFLDLVADQTL
- a CDS encoding Gfo/Idh/MocA family protein — its product is MTSPAKYRVGIVGCGAISRNHLEAFAAIPEATVVAVCDVDADRARATASQWGIEHAYGSVEELLAAGIDIVSVCTPHPTHEEVVLAAAAAGAHVLCEKPIAIDLASAERMVAACDAAGVRLGVFFQRRFWPAAQRLRAAVDDGTIGRPILGHASVILHRDPSYYSAAAWRGTWATDGGGVLMTQAIHYIDLLQWLMGEVVEVHGHIATFTHSIEVEDTAAAVIRFASGAIATLSATTAATPSLGVSIRITGETGATAELSEFPEGADGRVTLFARGGTIESEPVQPAGVDPNVDLATINGQLIPHHTAQIRDFVSALSANDGEGREPAITGPDATAALRILLAVYESSRTGRPVTFSREDALA
- a CDS encoding DeoR/GlpR family DNA-binding transcription regulator, with the protein product MTTAKSRREEIYQLAVTAGLASVEELSERFGVTASTIRRDLAALNEQGKLARTYGGALAIGAHPEASLRQRIGEAFEEKQAIARWAAQQVQPRESILLDGGSTVGALAHALRGHADLTVTTPALNTVQELADSPGIHVDCLGGRLRSLSQTFVGPLAEATLERMTFDRVFLGADAVTAEDGICEADQAQTRLKELMARRGQHVYVLADSSKLGQRPFHAWVRLPLPWTLVTDDSADPHQIDLFRSSGVRVHAVERRHMVGDMGEEAGKAS
- a CDS encoding aldo/keto reductase, yielding MSDLPSTVPAGELPISKLVLGTMTFGDTADEATARRMFDEALDAGITAVDTANGYAGGATEEILSRLLKGRRDEVFLATKAGMPHPDHGSHSPLSAVGLRRSVEGSLKRLDVESVDLFYLHQPDRSAPLEETLGAVAELAAEGKIKALGVSNFAAWQIADLIHVADRVGAPRPVVAQQLYNLLARRVEEEYLEFARVHRIHTMVYNPLGGGLLTGRHSFEAKPTEGRFGDSRLAVMYTERYWDPRLFEAVQSLTGIADGAGISLVELSLRWLAHHGGVGSVLLGGSKVEQLRSNIAAVARGPLPADVVEACDRVGAMLRGPMPAYNR
- a CDS encoding HpcH/HpaI aldolase family protein — encoded protein: MTSSPQVLEFARKIRARERAVGYWCVLDAPVATERIALLGYDYVALDAQHGLLGYSGVLHGLMAIDAGQRAVGLVRVDDNNPTSIGRALDAGAAGVIVPLVDTAEQAAAAVAAAKYPPLGRRSYGPMRSALRVGPIPAEANASTLVFAMIETPEGLANVKEICATPGLDGVYVGPSDLSLAVGGAFPGDPAIQAEFDEALAAVADAAATAGVAAGIHTAAGTIAAQRFQQGFTFASVASDLTHLELAAKAHLDAASTED